The sequence ctggttgggtccggacAGCCGGATCAGGCACCGACAAGTAGTAAAAATACCGACAATGCGTGAAATAAACAAGGTAATAAGCTTGTAGCCTGGTgaatttttatgtttttttttttgccttttgtTTGGATCCAGAACAAACTGGTTATTGTTAGCTACATTTCACAGGCACGGCCCGTATCCATTACATATCATTTTAAGATTATTTTAATTAGTTCAACTAAATACATAGAGCTTCCACTGGCAATtcatgtttttgtttctttcttgTAGACGGGTAGAATAAAGACTTATGAAGAAATGGAGGTTCTTTGTGCTGACAATGCATGTTTAGATCTGATCATCTATCGGGtggggtcgggttcgggtcgggtcaaaATTCAATGGTTTTTTCCTTCAGCTCGTCCCCAACCCGACTATTGGTCTGGATTTTTCGATCCGAGCCCGACCATTGGTCAAAACCTGATTTTTCATGTGTAATTTTCGGATCGGATTCGGGAAGGGTATTTTCAGGCTACCGTCGCCGACCGGTTGCTGTCATGCCTAAACAAATCGAAACAGCGGAGTCCATGGATCGGATCGTTGTCGTCTCCTGGACGCGCATTTGGCAATGATCCAGCAATTAACCATTTGACCACAGCAGGCTCAGAAATCATTGGCTTCCAGGttgccgccgcgcgcgcagtTGTCGTTAAAAACCTCCTGCGGCTCGCGGCACCAAACACCATGCACCCAAGACCTCAGTAGGCAACAAGATCAGCGGCTGGTTTCGACTTCAAGGTTTCAGCCATGGCCGTTTACTTGCCGCCGGGCTTCCCCTACTTtactccaccgccgccacgctgGGCGCGgtcgtcaccgccgccgcccccgccgccgcatcACGTGACGTCGCCGAGGTCGTCAGGCGATAACAGCCCGGCGTCCCCCGGCGGGGTCATCGCGGGCGTCGCCATGATATCTCCGTCGGGGCCTTCCTGCTCGTGCTCACCTTCGTGTGCAGCCTCTGCCAAGGGTACCGCAACAGCCACGCCAATGCGgcggccgacgcggcggcggcggctgcagccctCGCCCTGCGGCGGCATGGGACGACGACGGGAACGAGGAGCAGCACCGCCATCTGCGCGGGCGAGAccgcagcagcggcggccgccCGCGGCGCGCCAGCCCGACGGCGGGCCTCCAGTCGTTCACGTACAACCGGTCGGTGCGGCACAACGTGacgggcaccggcggcgacgaggcggcggcgacgtgctCGGTGTGCCTGGGCGCGTTCCAGGCCGGGGAGACGGTACGGCTGCTGCCGGTGTGCCTGCACCTGTACCGCGTCGAGTGCATCGACCCGTGGCTGGACGCGCACTCGACGTGCCCGATCTGCAGGTCGGGGACCGACCCGAACACGGAAGCTGGCAGCCTGCTTCCTCCGGTTTAGCCGCGCTCGGCTTGGGGGCGTCGCACGGCTTTGCATGTGTATTGGGCCGTGAGGTGCGTGGTAGAAATTAATGCGTTATTTTTTGTACCATAAATTGTTCAATTGCAGTGCAGATATATTTCAGCTAGCTGATCCTTATCTCTTACTATTAGTTATTACCATGGATGATTCAGATTGTAGTAGCTAGAGAGGTTTGTCTGTCTAGTAGAAGCAATAAAGTAGTGATGGAATATAAGATTGATTTGCTGTCTCGTTTGTAATTATTTTCGATCGAGCAATGTACCTTAGAAAAATACATGTGAGATTTGCATTGTTAACAAAATACTaatcttctatttttttttcatcgtAGAAGTACTTTGGCCCTTCCCCTTCCGAAGTCTATACTTACTTACTGTAATGCTCTAAAGGCTGGATAAGATTATATTAGACCGGCACTGCCCATGAGTTTATGACGGCCTTATGGAAGAATTAGAATGTCCAGAATGTCTCGCCTATATATTGGGGATCTTTATTTTCAGTGCAGAGCTAGCTCTTTTCAGTGCCTAAGTGCATAGTTATCCTTAAAATTTAACCTGCAGATCGAATCACTTTAAGTCATGATCACTTTTCTTGATGAAGCACTTTTCTCATAGTTAGGAACAGGAGAAACAGTACGAAAATTGCTCTAAGGACATCCCCAATCTTCATGTAGGATGGTTTTCCATAATACCAATTATACTGAATTTTTAGTTTATGTGGTAATGCAAGATCCAGTCTCGACAGGAAAATCTATATGATAGACACTATCAAACTATCAAGTTGTCCATTGGGCGTGCGGTTAGGAAGGAAGCTGTGTGCACTATATACTAGTGCAAAGATTGATGCAAATGCGCAATCGATGCAAATGCGCAATGTGACTATGTGAGGGGGTATTTTGTATagaaaaaagttcaatttactcccctcaactatagcaaAGGTATGAAtgaccccctaaactataacttagttcaatttaccccctaaactatgtcatttagtttattttaccccataacacaatttatattttttgtttcttcatacacaagttgaattttaatttcaaattttgcagggtagtagtatacatcacaatgcatatttggaaaaagttttataattttcctcactagttttcatataattttaaactccaatgattaatttattattaaatatcctaacctatcaaaataataataaaaaactatgatttatttttctaacatgtgttatAGTGTGTACTATTAtgttgtaaaatttcaacttaaaactctaCATATACATGGAGAAACGAAAAAGACAAATTACaatagggggtaatttgaatcAAATGGGATAGTTTGGGGGTAAAATAAACCAaacaatagtttagggggttatccagactttggctaCAGTTGAGAGGaataatttagactttttccttttgtATATTACTTGGCGCATGTTTCATGTTGTGGGAAATAAGAAACGGTAGGAAAAAAAAGGCGGAGCGTCGCTCGCGCGTCGTCCCTCCTGGGGTGGCACGGGCGGTTCCCTAGCCCGTGTGGCAGCAAGGATGGAGGTGGCGTGGCAGCTCGCCCCTTCTCTAAGCTCTCCCGTCCCtctttctccaaaccctaacccaaGGTCGCCATGGTCGTCCCTGGTGCTGCGGTCCTCCCGCTAGATCTGTCGCCCCCTACCCGGATCCACGCCTTCCTGGACTCGGGGGCCTCTTCCGTCGCCGTCTCTCACCTCCGTTGGCTCCagaccgcgccgccaccgccgtagcTCACTGGAGGGGGTCTCAGCGGCGCAACACGTCGCTGGACGAGCTAGCCTTCTCTGTGGGCACCATCCCGTGGGACGTCGTCGGGTCTTGCTCGCGGAGCTCGGCGCTTCCTGGCCTCCATGCCCAGGCGGCCGCAGCCAAGATTTGCATGTGCGTGTCACCTtcctctcccccctcccccctcggcGCTGGGGCTGGCGGTTGGCGCTTGTGGTACTCGGTGTTCATAGTGCTGGTTGCTGCTTTGGGGTGATGTGCACGGGTGAATATGGCGGCATTGGGCGAAAGCCTTGGCCAACATCTGTTGGAGCCAATGACAACAATACCCTTGGGTGCCACAACCTTTGTTGGACGTGTCGTCGAAGGTGCTACCTCCTCACCCTGTGGATTTTCACCGGAGGAAACTCTGCCTGGGTAATCTAGGCGGTCGATGGCGGCGTGAAGCGTTGTATCCTCCCTAGTGGTGTCGCCTTGGAGTTCGCACATCATCCCAGTAGAGATCGGCTCAAGCAGAATGTTTCGGCACTCATGTGCAAGCATTTGGATTGAAAGGGGCAAGCAACAAACCATCCAGACATCAAGGTTCTAAGCAGATGAGTGTTACGATAGATTGATACCGCGTAAAAACATTGCAAGATTGAAGCGAGAACTAAGAAGAACACTGAAGTTTAGTCTTCTatgtttctttctttgttt comes from Panicum virgatum strain AP13 chromosome 4K, P.virgatum_v5, whole genome shotgun sequence and encodes:
- the LOC120702123 gene encoding E3 ubiquitin-protein ligase Os04g0590900-like; translation: MAVYLPPGFPYFTPPPPRWARSSPPPPPPPHHVTSPRSSGDNSPASPGGPRQCGGRRGGGGCSPRPAAAWDDDGNEEQHRHLRGRDRSSGGRPRRASPTAGLQSFTYNRSVRHNVTGTGGDEAAATCSVCLGAFQAGETVRLLPVCLHLYRVECIDPWLDAHSTCPICRSGTDPNTEAGSLLPPV